The region TCATCCGGGTGGACTTCGCTGCCGCCGCCCTCCTCTGCGAGAATTGCGTGATCCGGATAGTAGCGACGGATCGTGCGGATGATCTCCGCTTCCGCGCCGCGATCCACTTCAGATACGAAATCGCTGGCACCCTTGGTCTGTACATTGAGCGATTCGACACGCTCGGAATGTCGCAGTATGAAATTGCCGGCCGCACGGGCGGCGGTCACGGCGATATTGACCAACGGATGCATTGGAAAAGATGCGGTAAATGGCCGCGTAGGATAGCAGAATGACCATGGAAACCGACGACGGCACGCGCGCCGGGGAGATTGCCGACGCGCTGTCGCGAATCCGCATCGTGTTGGTGGGCGTGCAGCACCCCGGCAATATCGGCGCCGCGGCGCGCGCCATGCTGACGATGGGCTTGACCGACCTGCGCCTGGTGGCGCCGCGCCAGTTGCCGGACGCGCAGTCCGTGGCCATGGCGTCTAGCGCCGCCAGCGTGCTCGAACAGGCGCGCGTGCACCCGGATATTGCCGACGCGGTGGCGGACTGCACCCGCGTCTACGCCACCACGGCGCGCCGCCGCGACCTGTCGGTGCCATTCACCTCGCCGCGCCGCTTCGCCGAGGATGTGGCCGCGCAAGCGGTGCCCGGGCCGATCGCATTGCTGTTTGGTCCCGAGCGCGTCGGCCTCACCAACCAGCAGCTCGGCTATTGCCACGAGGCCATCGAAATTCCCGCCAATCCCGAATTCAGCTCGCTGAACCTGGCGGCTTCCGTGCAGGTGATGAGCTACGAACTGCGGCAGGCCGCGCTGGCGCTGAGGCCGGCACCGGCCGAGGCGCACCGGCCGGCACCGCAGGCCGGCATGGAGCTGTTCTACGAGCACCTGAACCGTGTGGCGATACGCATCGGTTTCATGGCCGCGGACAATCCACGGCGATTGCCGCTGCGCCTGCGGCGCCTGTATTCGCGCGCCGCACCGGACGACGACGAACTCAGCATTCTGCGCGGCATTCTGACCTGCGTGGAGCGCAAGCTGGACGCATGAACGCGCGTTCCGTTCCGGTTCTGGACATCGGTCGCCTCGAACATGATCGCGAGCGCTTCGTGGCCGAACTCGGCGGCGCCTATCGCGAGTACGGATTCTGCTGTCTGCAGGGGCACGGGATTCCCGATGCACTGATCGATGAAGCCTACGCGGCCTTTCGCACGTTCTTCGAGCTGCCCGAGGCGATCAAGCTGCGCTATCGCGTGGCCGGTGGTGGCGGGGCGCGTGGCTATACCCCGTACAAGACCGAAACCGCGAGGCACGCGCAGCACGCCGATCTCAAGGAGTTCTGGCACATCGGCCGCGAGTTGCCGCCGGGCTCCCCGTACGGGGAGAAGCTGCCGCCGAACCTGTGGCCGGCCGAAGTGCCGGCGGTGCGTTCCACGGGTCATGCCCTGTATCAGGCGCTGGACGGGCTCGGACGGCGTGTGCTCAAGGCCCTGGCACTGCACCTGGAGCTGACTGCGGACTGGTTCGAGCCGCGTGTGGACCACGGCAATTCGATTCTGCGGGCGCTGCACTATCCACCGGTCAGCGAAACGGACCCGCCGAACGTGCGCGCGGGCGCCCACGAGGACATCAATCTGATCACCTTGCTGGTCGGCGCCAGCGATGCCGGGCTCGAAATCCTGACGCGCGAAGGTGACTGGCTGGCGGTGGCGCCGCCAGCGGACGCGATCGTGGTGAATATCGGCGACATGCTGCAGCGTCTGAGCAACCATGTGTTTCCGTCGACGACGCATCGCGTGGTGAACCCGGTGGGCGAGGCGGCGCGACGTTCGCGCTACTCGGTGCCGTTCTTTCTGCACCCGAACCCGGAGCTGCTGATCGAGACGCTGCCGCAGTGCGTCGATGCCGCGCACCCGAACCGTTATCCCCGGCCGATCACGGCGGACGATTACCTGATGCAGCGCCTGCGCGAAATTCGCCTGCTGTAAGCCGAGCCCGGGGCAAATCGCGCAAAGCCGCCTCGTCACTGGCCTTCGGGCTTGATTTGAGGAAGCCGGGCGAGTACTTTGCGCGCCCTATGCGTCACATCCTCTCGATCCTGCTGCAGAACGAAGCGGGCGCGCTCGCGCGCGTTGCGGGCATGTTCTCGTCCCGTGGCTACAACATCGAGTCGCTGACCGTGGCCCCGACTCATGAATCGACCATCTCCAGGATCACCTTGGTGACCGAGGGGTCGGACGCCGTGATCGACCAGATCATCAAGCAGTCGCGCAAGCTCGTCGACGTGGTTGAAGTCGCCGACCTGACGCGCCGCGATCATCTGGAATGCGAGCTGCTGATGCTCAAGGTCGCGGTCGATCGTCAATCTGCCAAGACCTTCGTCGAATGCGTGCGCCGCTATCGCGGCTTCATCCTCGACGAGTCCGAAACCACCCGCACGGTCCAGATCAGTGGAACCGGCCCTGAAGTGAGCGACTTTCTCAAGGAAGTGTCACGCCTCACCCAGGTGCTGGAAGTCGTGCGCAGTGGCGTGGCCGCGATCGAGCCTGGCGCCGCAGTTCTCGCACAGAGCAGCTAGCGAGGCTCGCACTAGCTTTCCCCACCCGCCGTATCTGGAGTCACCCGTGAGTATCAAGGTCTATTACGACAAAGACGCCGACCTCTCCATCATCCAGTCCAAGACTGTTGCCATCATCGGCTATGGATCGCAGGGTCATGCCCATTCGCTGAACCTCAAGGACTCGGGCGTCAACGTCGTTGTCGGCCTGCGCAAGGGTTCGGGCTCCTGGGCCAAGGCGGAAAACGCCGGCCTCCAGGTGGCGGAAGTCGCCGAGGCCGTGAAGCAGGCCGACCTGGTGATGATCCTGGCGCCGGACGAGGGTCAGAAGAAGATCTACGACGAGCAGGTCGTGCCGAACATCAAGCAGGGCGCGGCGCTGGCCTTTGCGCACGGCTTCAACATCCATTTCGGCCTGATCGAGCCGCGCGCCGATCTCGACGTGATCATGATCGCGCCCAAGGGCCCCGGCCACACCGTGCGCAGCACCTACACCCAGGGTGGCGGTGTGCCGACGCTGATCGCGGTGCAGCAGGACGCCTCCGGCCAGGCCAAGGCGATCGCCCTGTCCTACGCATCCGCCAACGGCGGCGGCCGTGCTGGCGTCATCGAAACCAATTTCCGCGAGGAGACCGAGACCGATCTGTTCGGCGAACAGGCCGTGCTCTGCGGCGGTACCTCCGCGCTGGTGCAGGCCGGATTCGAAGTGCTGGTCGAGGCCGGCTACGAGCCGGAGATGGCCTACTTCGAGTGTCTGCACGAGCTCAAGCTGATCGTGGACCTGATGTACGAAGGCGGTCTGGCGAACATGCGCTATTCGATCTCGAACACCGCCGAGTACGGCGACTACGTGACCGGCCCGCGCATCATCACCGAAGAGACCAAGAAGGAGATGAAGCGCGTGCTGACGGACATCCAGACCGGCAAGTTCGCGCGAGATTTCGTGCTCGAGAATCAGGCCGGTCAGACCACGATGAAGGCGCGTCGTCGTATCGGCGCCGAGCACCAGATCGAGGAAGTCGGCGGCAAGCTGCGCGAAATGATGCCGTGGATCGCCAAGAACCGTCTGGTCGACAAGTCACGCAATTGATCGGTTCGATCAAGTCCTCCCCGGTCCTG is a window of Banduia mediterranea DNA encoding:
- a CDS encoding RNA methyltransferase, whose translation is MTMETDDGTRAGEIADALSRIRIVLVGVQHPGNIGAAARAMLTMGLTDLRLVAPRQLPDAQSVAMASSAASVLEQARVHPDIADAVADCTRVYATTARRRDLSVPFTSPRRFAEDVAAQAVPGPIALLFGPERVGLTNQQLGYCHEAIEIPANPEFSSLNLAASVQVMSYELRQAALALRPAPAEAHRPAPQAGMELFYEHLNRVAIRIGFMAADNPRRLPLRLRRLYSRAAPDDDELSILRGILTCVERKLDA
- a CDS encoding isopenicillin N synthase family dioxygenase, translating into MNARSVPVLDIGRLEHDRERFVAELGGAYREYGFCCLQGHGIPDALIDEAYAAFRTFFELPEAIKLRYRVAGGGGARGYTPYKTETARHAQHADLKEFWHIGRELPPGSPYGEKLPPNLWPAEVPAVRSTGHALYQALDGLGRRVLKALALHLELTADWFEPRVDHGNSILRALHYPPVSETDPPNVRAGAHEDINLITLLVGASDAGLEILTREGDWLAVAPPADAIVVNIGDMLQRLSNHVFPSTTHRVVNPVGEAARRSRYSVPFFLHPNPELLIETLPQCVDAAHPNRYPRPITADDYLMQRLREIRLL
- the ilvN gene encoding acetolactate synthase small subunit, yielding MRHILSILLQNEAGALARVAGMFSSRGYNIESLTVAPTHESTISRITLVTEGSDAVIDQIIKQSRKLVDVVEVADLTRRDHLECELLMLKVAVDRQSAKTFVECVRRYRGFILDESETTRTVQISGTGPEVSDFLKEVSRLTQVLEVVRSGVAAIEPGAAVLAQSS
- the ilvC gene encoding ketol-acid reductoisomerase, whose product is MKVYYDKDADLSIIQSKTVAIIGYGSQGHAHSLNLKDSGVNVVVGLRKGSGSWAKAENAGLQVAEVAEAVKQADLVMILAPDEGQKKIYDEQVVPNIKQGAALAFAHGFNIHFGLIEPRADLDVIMIAPKGPGHTVRSTYTQGGGVPTLIAVQQDASGQAKAIALSYASANGGGRAGVIETNFREETETDLFGEQAVLCGGTSALVQAGFEVLVEAGYEPEMAYFECLHELKLIVDLMYEGGLANMRYSISNTAEYGDYVTGPRIITEETKKEMKRVLTDIQTGKFARDFVLENQAGQTTMKARRRIGAEHQIEEVGGKLREMMPWIAKNRLVDKSRN